In Amycolatopsis sp. EV170708-02-1, the following are encoded in one genomic region:
- a CDS encoding WXG100 family type VII secretion target: MPNGGGGGGFTADPDAVKSAAAKLGIAADQLDEAGKELLAAMNSLGQCWGNDDAGKEFAKDYEPGAQGSSEGFANIVEALRGMQHNVERSMTAFTNAEEEIKSTLDKKV; the protein is encoded by the coding sequence ATGCCGAACGGTGGGGGCGGCGGCGGATTCACCGCGGATCCGGACGCGGTGAAGTCGGCCGCGGCCAAACTGGGGATCGCCGCGGACCAGCTGGACGAGGCGGGCAAGGAACTGCTGGCCGCGATGAACTCGCTCGGCCAGTGCTGGGGCAACGACGACGCGGGCAAGGAGTTCGCGAAGGACTACGAGCCGGGCGCGCAGGGCTCGTCCGAGGGGTTCGCGAACATCGTCGAGGCGCTGCGGGGCATGCAGCACAACGTCGAACGGTCGATGACCGCGTTCACGAACGCCGAGGAAGAGATCAAGTCGACGCTGGACAAGAAGGTCTAG